One genomic segment of Sediminispirochaeta bajacaliforniensis DSM 16054 includes these proteins:
- the leuB gene encoding 3-isopropylmalate dehydrogenase, whose translation MKTFRVAVLPGDGIGPEVMTESLRVLKAAGKKYDIAMEFDQALIGGAAIDAKGSPLPDETLDLCRSADAVLLGSVGGPKWDNLPPKQRPELGGLLAIRKALKLYANLRPVRLYPALFDQCPVRIPSGSGVDLLTVRELSSGIYFGEPKELDESHGLDTMLYEAETVSRIAKVAFEAAARRRGTLTSVDKANVLSASILWRTVVAKMGADYPSVALNHMYVDNAAMQLILNPGGFDVVVTGNLFGDILSDESAALAGSLGMLPSASIGESVNLFEPSGGSAPDIAGKGIANPIAQILSGAMMFEYSFDRVDAARAVEAAIEAALNDGVRTGDVAGGGPSVGTRQMADAVIERLS comes from the coding sequence ATGAAGACCTTTCGTGTTGCAGTCCTTCCCGGAGACGGTATCGGTCCGGAGGTCATGACCGAGAGCCTTCGGGTCCTCAAGGCGGCCGGAAAGAAGTATGACATAGCGATGGAATTCGACCAGGCGCTTATCGGTGGGGCCGCCATCGATGCTAAGGGATCTCCCCTTCCTGATGAAACCCTCGACCTCTGCCGCTCTGCGGATGCCGTTCTCCTCGGTTCTGTCGGCGGACCGAAATGGGACAACTTGCCGCCGAAACAGCGGCCGGAGTTGGGTGGCTTGCTTGCCATTCGCAAGGCCCTCAAGCTCTATGCAAACCTGCGGCCGGTTCGCCTCTATCCCGCGCTTTTTGATCAGTGTCCGGTTCGGATTCCTTCGGGATCGGGTGTCGATCTGTTAACGGTCAGAGAGCTTTCTTCGGGAATCTACTTTGGAGAGCCGAAAGAGCTTGATGAGAGCCATGGCCTCGATACGATGCTGTATGAGGCAGAGACGGTGAGCCGAATTGCAAAGGTGGCCTTCGAGGCGGCAGCTCGGCGCAGGGGAACATTGACCAGTGTGGACAAGGCAAATGTACTTTCCGCCAGCATCCTCTGGCGTACTGTGGTGGCAAAAATGGGAGCCGATTACCCTTCCGTTGCGCTGAACCATATGTATGTTGACAATGCTGCCATGCAGCTTATCCTTAATCCAGGAGGCTTCGATGTTGTCGTAACGGGGAATCTTTTCGGTGACATCCTCTCCGACGAATCGGCGGCCCTTGCAGGCAGCCTGGGAATGCTTCCTTCGGCAAGCATTGGTGAAAGCGTGAATCTTTTTGAACCGTCCGGGGGATCTGCACCCGACATTGCGGGAAAGGGCATTGCAAATCCGATTGCCCAGATCCTTTCTGGAGCCATGATGTTCGAATATTCCTTCGACCGGGTGGATGCCGCACGTGCCGTTGAAGCTGCCATTGAGGCTGCCTTAAACGACGGCGTTCGCACCGGCGACGTAGCCGGTGGCGGCCCATCTGTCGGAACCCGCCAGATGGCTGACGCGGTGATCGAACGACTCTCCTGA
- a CDS encoding 3-isopropylmalate dehydratase small subunit, with protein MSNTTMKRKGSCFVFGDNVNTDEIIPARYLSTSDPAELALYCMEDARSGFGRRDDLSGSIMIAGENFGCGSSREHAPISIKASGIGCVIAKSFARIFLRNSFNIGLPIIELPEADQFGEGDEVEIDFDRGLVRNLTKNKEFTFNPYPEFLKKVIDYGGWLSYAKAELMKEGA; from the coding sequence ATGAGTAATACCACTATGAAACGCAAGGGCAGCTGCTTTGTCTTTGGGGATAACGTGAATACCGACGAGATCATCCCCGCACGCTACCTTTCCACCAGCGACCCGGCAGAGTTGGCTCTCTACTGCATGGAGGATGCCAGAAGCGGCTTCGGTCGCAGGGACGATCTTTCCGGATCGATTATGATTGCCGGTGAAAACTTCGGCTGCGGCTCCAGCCGCGAACATGCCCCCATATCGATCAAGGCCTCGGGTATCGGCTGCGTCATCGCCAAGAGCTTTGCTCGGATATTCCTGCGCAACAGCTTCAATATCGGTCTTCCCATCATTGAGCTTCCCGAAGCCGACCAATTCGGCGAGGGCGACGAGGTCGAGATCGATTTTGATCGGGGTCTTGTGCGTAACCTTACGAAGAATAAAGAGTTTACGTTCAATCCCTACCCTGAGTTTTTGAAAAAGGTGATCGATTACGGGGGGTGGCTTTCCTATGCCAAGGCCGAATTGATGAAGGAGGGAGCATGA
- the leuC gene encoding 3-isopropylmalate dehydratase large subunit: MATGQSMSEKIFSRKADRRVSPGEYLMLDVDVALGNDITAPVAINEFRKAGGKNLRYPDRVVLVPDHFAPNKDIKSAQQVKLVRDFANEQGVKHFFEVGRMGIEHVILPEMGIVKSGDLVVGADSHTCTYGALGAFATGVGSTDLAGVYLTGKAWFKVPSAIQVRLTGKFRKGVAGKDLVLYLIHILGVDGANYRAMEFTGPGVANVSMDSRFTVSNMAIEAGGKAGLFPVDDITIAYEAERGIKVEPFAADEDVAWERSIDIDLSDVPPMVAYPFLPSNGKSAAEAEKEKVKIDQVVIGSCTNGRIEDLRVAAEILKGKKVAPSVRCIIFPGSQKIYRQAVEEGLASIFVDAECAFSTPTCGPCLGGHMGILAEDEVALSTTNRNFVGRMGHLKSKVYLAGPAVAAHSAITGYITDIREGA, encoded by the coding sequence GTGGCAACAGGCCAGAGTATGAGTGAGAAAATTTTCTCCCGAAAGGCGGACCGAAGGGTCAGCCCGGGAGAGTACCTGATGCTCGATGTTGATGTCGCCCTGGGAAACGATATTACCGCCCCGGTGGCCATTAACGAGTTTCGGAAGGCGGGAGGGAAAAACCTTCGTTACCCCGACCGTGTGGTCCTTGTTCCCGACCATTTTGCGCCGAACAAGGATATCAAGTCCGCCCAGCAGGTGAAGCTGGTGAGGGATTTTGCCAATGAGCAGGGCGTGAAACACTTCTTCGAAGTGGGACGTATGGGAATAGAGCATGTGATCCTGCCGGAGATGGGGATCGTAAAGTCCGGTGATTTGGTTGTCGGCGCGGACAGCCATACCTGCACCTACGGGGCCCTTGGTGCCTTTGCTACCGGTGTCGGCTCTACGGACCTTGCCGGTGTGTATCTCACCGGCAAGGCGTGGTTCAAGGTCCCTTCAGCCATACAAGTCCGGCTTACAGGAAAATTTCGAAAGGGTGTGGCTGGAAAGGATCTGGTACTTTATCTGATTCACATCCTCGGAGTAGATGGGGCCAACTATCGGGCAATGGAATTCACCGGTCCGGGAGTCGCCAATGTTTCCATGGACAGCCGTTTTACCGTCAGCAATATGGCTATTGAGGCCGGCGGTAAGGCTGGACTTTTTCCCGTAGATGACATCACCATTGCCTACGAAGCGGAGCGAGGTATCAAGGTTGAGCCCTTTGCGGCCGACGAGGATGTCGCCTGGGAACGCAGCATTGATATCGATCTCTCCGATGTTCCTCCCATGGTTGCATACCCCTTCCTTCCCTCCAACGGTAAGAGTGCGGCAGAGGCAGAGAAGGAGAAGGTGAAAATCGATCAGGTCGTCATCGGAAGCTGTACCAACGGAAGGATCGAAGACCTCAGGGTAGCTGCCGAAATCCTGAAAGGAAAAAAGGTTGCGCCATCCGTGAGGTGTATCATCTTCCCGGGAAGCCAGAAGATCTATCGCCAGGCTGTGGAGGAGGGCCTCGCCTCGATTTTTGTAGATGCCGAATGTGCCTTCTCCACACCAACCTGCGGTCCCTGCCTTGGCGGCCACATGGGGATCCTTGCCGAGGATGAGGTTGCCTTGAGTACCACAAACCGAAACTTCGTCGGAAGAATGGGGCATCTAAAAAGTAAGGTCTATCTTGCAGGACCGGCGGTCGCCGCGCATTCGGCGATTACCGGCTACATCACCGACATCCGTGAGGGGGCGTAA
- a CDS encoding sensor histidine kinase: MRLFSVFNKLSSIPNSPFEVLKGEYDHEGVLSNTNDQLRRIIDLSGLSDPVRLSDVFPKTFPASYPQTMFSQLTNESVSIKPFFFGKRKVSYLCFERLGHLENSITFIALPFDKSSILQLLQMYTQFEGYYNSNPDLVICVDSTWHIADINSAGYLKLGYASKDEALNEDIDTVFILSEEAMKYIAGELATGNSITEFELLLNQKGGGHISGLASIFALSYGDDEPQMYYFHIKDTTLQTEAFTGQLQMNMELSELNEELNRAYASMLSQEKMAALGLLAAGMAHEINNPLGFIFNNVTVLMNHFKDLKSFVTTVRELYGQEGEPALKISEIQSLDKRLDLDFVFDDITSIEQENHEGIDRIKKLLGSLKSFARKDQTDRLSYYDLNAAVKDTLIISKNEYKYSIDIEEHYGKVQQFLCIAAEINQVLLNLLINAVEAIQQKKGRAERGLITIETSQDNKYSYFRICDNGPGISEEHVRKIFDPFFTTKPIGGGSGLGLTLAHDIIVNKHKGKLEVKPSENGACFLVSIPRNLESIEE, translated from the coding sequence ATGAGACTGTTTAGCGTTTTCAATAAACTTTCCTCTATCCCGAATAGTCCCTTTGAGGTTTTAAAGGGAGAATACGATCATGAGGGGGTTCTTTCCAATACGAATGATCAACTTAGACGCATCATCGATCTTTCCGGGCTTTCCGATCCCGTTCGCCTGAGCGATGTCTTCCCCAAAACCTTCCCGGCTTCATATCCACAAACCATGTTCTCTCAGCTGACCAACGAAAGTGTTTCTATAAAGCCCTTTTTTTTCGGAAAAAGAAAGGTCTCCTACCTCTGTTTTGAGAGATTAGGCCATCTGGAAAATTCCATCACCTTTATAGCCCTGCCCTTTGATAAATCAAGCATCCTCCAGCTCTTGCAGATGTATACACAGTTTGAAGGCTATTACAACAGCAACCCCGATCTTGTTATCTGCGTGGACAGTACATGGCACATTGCCGACATCAATAGCGCAGGCTACCTTAAGCTCGGATACGCTTCCAAGGATGAAGCCCTGAATGAAGATATCGATACCGTTTTTATCCTTTCGGAAGAGGCGATGAAGTATATTGCAGGTGAGCTGGCCACGGGGAACTCCATTACCGAATTCGAGTTGCTTTTAAACCAAAAGGGGGGCGGACATATTTCCGGACTTGCTTCGATTTTCGCCCTCTCGTACGGTGACGATGAACCCCAGATGTACTATTTCCATATCAAGGATACGACACTCCAAACCGAGGCTTTTACCGGCCAGCTTCAGATGAACATGGAGTTGAGCGAATTAAATGAGGAGCTGAACAGGGCCTATGCCTCGATGCTTTCCCAGGAAAAGATGGCGGCTTTGGGGCTTCTTGCTGCCGGTATGGCCCATGAGATTAACAATCCCCTCGGTTTTATCTTCAATAATGTTACCGTGTTGATGAATCATTTTAAGGATCTGAAGAGTTTCGTTACCACCGTGAGGGAACTCTACGGACAGGAAGGTGAGCCCGCTCTTAAGATCTCCGAGATCCAGTCGCTTGATAAGCGGCTTGACCTTGATTTCGTTTTCGACGATATCACTTCCATTGAACAGGAAAATCATGAGGGTATCGATCGCATCAAGAAACTTCTCGGAAGTCTTAAAAGCTTTGCCCGTAAGGATCAAACCGACCGGCTGAGCTACTATGATCTTAACGCTGCAGTAAAAGACACCCTTATCATTTCAAAAAACGAGTATAAGTATTCGATTGATATTGAAGAACACTACGGTAAGGTTCAGCAGTTTCTCTGTATTGCTGCCGAGATAAACCAGGTCCTGTTGAATCTTCTGATCAATGCAGTAGAGGCTATCCAGCAAAAGAAGGGGAGGGCCGAACGGGGCTTGATCACTATTGAAACAAGTCAGGACAACAAGTACAGCTACTTCCGCATCTGTGACAATGGCCCCGGAATCAGTGAAGAACATGTGCGAAAAATATTCGATCCCTTTTTTACGACCAAACCGATAGGCGGCGGTAGCGGACTTGGGCTGACCCTGGCCCATGATATTATTGTGAATAAGCATAAGGGAAAGCTGGAGGTGAAACCTTCGGAAAACGGTGCCTGTTTTCTCGTTTCCATTCCCAGAAATTTGGAATCGATTGAGGAGTAA
- a CDS encoding PAS domain-containing sensor histidine kinase — MEIESSEEILTFFQNLLKSTDTIIIIADADVHIKFWNEKAEQFFNIKESSVRGRKLSAIAIPQFIKPVMEAVKEAVEKRWQVFLPDLYIRQENDIGRYIGLNVVPIYLQSGTHAGFLIDGKDITETREIKRQNEESQKFRAIGEMAAGIIHEINTPVQFIKNNLQYLNACSDELRSWFNTPGSEGKREILSTLEDFPEVLHQSIEGIDRITSIIRSLRNYAHPGYDKPVPFSPTQALEDAVTISENQWKHIARLHTRFSEKPIMVQGFPSLFSQAMVNMIINATHAIEERFGDDALSKGIIEIELEEAGSRVVIHISDNGMGMTEEVKSRIFEPFFTTKPPGKGTGQGLALVYTAITGKHRGSIHVDSLSGEGTTFTIEVPKG; from the coding sequence ATGGAAATCGAGAGTTCTGAAGAGATCCTCACATTTTTTCAAAATCTTCTCAAATCCACCGATACCATTATCATTATTGCCGATGCCGATGTTCACATTAAATTTTGGAACGAGAAAGCGGAACAGTTTTTTAATATAAAAGAGTCCTCTGTCCGGGGACGAAAACTAAGCGCTATAGCCATTCCTCAATTTATAAAACCGGTCATGGAGGCCGTCAAAGAAGCGGTGGAAAAACGATGGCAGGTATTTCTCCCCGACCTTTACATCAGACAGGAGAATGATATCGGACGATATATCGGGTTGAATGTTGTTCCGATCTATCTCCAAAGCGGTACTCATGCCGGTTTTCTTATCGATGGAAAGGACATTACCGAAACCAGGGAGATAAAGCGACAAAATGAAGAAAGTCAGAAATTCCGTGCCATAGGAGAGATGGCTGCGGGGATTATCCACGAAATCAATACCCCTGTCCAATTTATAAAGAACAATCTGCAATATCTGAATGCCTGTAGTGATGAGCTACGTTCTTGGTTTAACACGCCGGGAAGCGAGGGAAAGAGGGAGATTCTTTCGACCCTGGAGGATTTTCCGGAGGTCCTTCACCAATCCATAGAAGGAATCGATCGTATCACCAGCATCATTCGATCTCTCCGTAATTATGCACATCCGGGCTATGATAAGCCGGTGCCCTTTTCTCCCACACAGGCCCTTGAGGATGCAGTGACGATTTCCGAGAATCAGTGGAAACATATAGCCCGACTTCATACCCGTTTTTCGGAAAAGCCTATCATGGTTCAGGGCTTCCCTTCGCTCTTTTCTCAGGCCATGGTCAATATGATTATAAACGCTACCCATGCCATAGAAGAACGATTCGGCGATGACGCTCTTTCCAAGGGGATTATTGAGATAGAACTTGAAGAGGCTGGCAGCAGGGTGGTAATTCATATCAGCGACAACGGTATGGGGATGACCGAAGAGGTGAAAAGTAGGATATTTGAGCCTTTTTTTACCACAAAGCCTCCGGGCAAGGGCACGGGGCAGGGCCTTGCTCTTGTTTATACGGCCATAACCGGTAAGCATAGGGGTTCGATCCATGTGGATTCTCTTTCCGGAGAGGGTACCACATTCACCATCGAGGTTCCGAAAGGATGA
- a CDS encoding response regulator, with translation MLKVFLVDDDTSILNSFRRLLQYYRKQFDFSFFNNGNEVLASDILPDVLITDAMMPGLSGMDLIRLLKERVPGLVTIILSGEVGASFPDELGIDFFLEKPCDVEDIIDILEKYEA, from the coding sequence ATGCTGAAGGTGTTTTTGGTTGACGATGATACAAGTATACTGAATAGTTTTCGTCGCTTGCTTCAGTATTATCGAAAACAGTTTGATTTCTCCTTTTTCAATAACGGAAACGAGGTCCTCGCCTCCGATATTCTCCCTGATGTTTTGATTACGGATGCCATGATGCCGGGACTTTCCGGCATGGACTTGATCAGGTTGCTGAAGGAACGCGTTCCCGGCCTCGTAACGATTATTTTAAGCGGAGAGGTCGGTGCAAGCTTTCCCGATGAACTTGGTATCGACTTTTTTCTTGAGAAGCCTTGCGATGTTGAGGATATCATCGATATTTTGGAGAAGTATGAAGCATGA
- a CDS encoding 2-isopropylmalate synthase translates to MPRRIKIFDTTLRDGEQSPGASMSLEQKIKMASALERLGVDRIEAGFPVSSPVQFEAVQRVSATVKKAEVVGLARCVQRDIDAAYDALRDAAHPMLHIFIATSPLHREYKLKKSKEEILDTVRECLNYGGKGFSRMEFSPEDASRTEPDYLVEVVKTAIECGATSINIPDTVGYAVPKEFGELISFLVEQVPQFSNGSVDLSVHCHNDLGLALANSLAAVRSGASQVEVTLNGIGERAGNCPMEELIMSLDVRKDMFDVETGVHTEYLYPTGKLLQSITGLLIPRNKPIFGDNVFVHESGIHQHGVLNKRETYEIMKPERIGRSSETIIMGRHSGKHALEDKLSQYNIKLTRQQFEDVFARFTAVADKKKEVYDEDLFSIVGTVLGGVVKGFSLLYFHTFTGNSLIPGATVKVRSEAGEKVASATGDGPVDAVFNAIDECVGINAKLKEYIIHAIGSGKDAQGEVKLEVEIEGATYGGKASSTDIIEASAMAYLNAVNRFELRKR, encoded by the coding sequence ATGCCGCGCAGAATTAAGATTTTCGATACAACCCTGAGAGATGGCGAACAATCCCCCGGCGCATCCATGTCGCTGGAGCAGAAAATAAAGATGGCCAGTGCCCTGGAGCGCCTTGGTGTCGATAGGATTGAAGCGGGCTTTCCCGTTTCAAGTCCTGTGCAGTTCGAGGCCGTTCAACGGGTCAGTGCAACGGTAAAGAAGGCGGAAGTCGTGGGACTGGCCCGCTGTGTACAGCGTGATATTGACGCCGCCTATGATGCACTTCGGGATGCCGCCCATCCCATGCTCCATATTTTCATCGCCACCAGTCCCCTGCACCGGGAGTACAAACTGAAGAAAAGTAAGGAGGAGATTCTCGATACGGTCCGGGAATGCCTTAATTACGGTGGAAAAGGCTTTTCACGGATGGAATTCAGTCCTGAGGATGCCAGCCGTACCGAGCCTGATTACCTTGTCGAGGTGGTAAAAACTGCCATCGAGTGCGGTGCCACCAGCATCAATATTCCCGATACCGTCGGTTACGCGGTTCCTAAAGAATTCGGAGAGCTTATAAGCTTTCTTGTCGAACAGGTCCCTCAGTTTTCCAACGGTTCGGTTGATCTCTCTGTTCATTGTCATAACGATCTGGGCCTTGCCCTGGCAAACAGCCTGGCTGCTGTTCGCAGTGGAGCCAGTCAGGTTGAGGTTACCCTTAACGGTATAGGGGAGAGGGCGGGAAACTGTCCCATGGAAGAGCTTATTATGAGCCTCGATGTAAGAAAAGACATGTTCGATGTCGAAACCGGGGTTCACACCGAGTATCTCTATCCCACGGGGAAACTGCTTCAAAGCATTACCGGATTGTTGATCCCGCGAAATAAGCCGATCTTCGGAGACAATGTCTTTGTTCACGAATCCGGGATACATCAGCATGGGGTACTCAATAAGCGGGAAACCTATGAGATTATGAAGCCGGAACGGATCGGAAGGTCCAGCGAAACCATCATCATGGGGCGCCACTCAGGAAAGCATGCGCTGGAAGATAAGCTTTCCCAGTACAATATAAAACTGACCCGTCAGCAATTTGAGGATGTCTTTGCCCGCTTTACCGCGGTTGCGGATAAAAAGAAAGAGGTGTACGACGAAGATCTCTTTTCCATCGTCGGTACCGTTTTAGGTGGGGTGGTGAAGGGCTTCTCCCTGTTGTATTTTCATACATTTACCGGTAACAGTCTCATCCCCGGAGCCACGGTAAAGGTACGTTCCGAGGCAGGAGAAAAGGTTGCCTCGGCAACCGGCGATGGCCCCGTTGATGCGGTCTTTAATGCCATAGATGAGTGTGTCGGCATAAACGCCAAACTGAAAGAGTACATTATCCACGCCATTGGATCGGGAAAGGATGCTCAGGGAGAGGTAAAGCTTGAGGTTGAGATAGAGGGCGCTACCTACGGGGGAAAGGCCTCGTCAACGGATATTATCGAGGCCTCTGCCATGGCCTACCTGAATGCTGTTAATCGTTTTGAGCTGCGTAAGCGGTGA
- a CDS encoding response regulator — protein MDHTILFVDDEENILKALGRLMRKTGYTCFFASSAKEGLEIIKKERLSVIVSDMRMPEMNGVELVRAANEIDPLSVKIILSGYSDIDDIMSAVNGGHIHSYITKPWREADLMITLMNACEMYERRIREKEMLQELKEKNEALKELNENLEKIVQARTWEIKASNLLLNSILKGTGEQDILEQGALIISKLAGNVPVLAYSLVSGNSFTSQKGVPPVEIGEKILDQLKKSLKAVVSGADLYIPLLRRDRLLGILSLTGAGRGDVPALLHRMANVLSGIRLYLSQQELVGSSSEIISSIDMMIEEADAAT, from the coding sequence ATGGATCACACGATTCTTTTTGTCGATGATGAAGAAAATATTCTGAAAGCGCTCGGCCGGCTGATGAGAAAGACCGGCTACACCTGTTTTTTTGCATCCAGCGCCAAAGAAGGGCTCGAGATCATAAAAAAAGAGCGCTTGAGCGTGATTGTTTCGGATATGCGGATGCCGGAGATGAACGGGGTCGAGCTTGTCCGTGCCGCAAACGAGATTGATCCTTTGAGTGTGAAGATTATCCTCTCCGGTTATTCGGATATCGACGACATTATGAGCGCCGTGAACGGCGGCCATATCCATAGCTATATTACCAAACCATGGAGAGAGGCCGACCTCATGATCACCTTGATGAATGCATGCGAGATGTACGAACGGCGCATTCGGGAAAAAGAGATGTTGCAGGAGCTGAAAGAGAAAAATGAAGCTCTGAAAGAGTTGAATGAAAATTTAGAGAAGATCGTTCAGGCACGCACCTGGGAGATTAAGGCCAGCAATCTGCTTCTTAATTCCATTCTCAAGGGCACTGGGGAGCAGGATATCCTGGAACAGGGGGCTCTCATTATTTCTAAACTTGCAGGGAATGTTCCTGTTTTAGCCTACTCCTTAGTGAGTGGAAACAGTTTTACCTCACAGAAGGGGGTGCCCCCCGTGGAAATCGGGGAGAAAATTCTTGATCAGCTGAAAAAGAGCCTGAAGGCCGTAGTATCCGGTGCCGATCTTTATATCCCCCTTCTTAGACGCGATCGGCTTCTTGGTATCCTGTCTCTTACCGGAGCGGGCCGAGGCGATGTTCCGGCCCTGCTTCACCGGATGGCAAATGTACTCTCGGGGATACGGCTCTATCTTTCTCAGCAGGAACTTGTCGGATCCTCGTCCGAAATTATCAGTTCCATCGATATGATGATCGAGGAAGCCGATGCCGCTACCTGA